CGGACGTGATCCTGAACTGCGCCGCGTACACGCACGTGGACCGCGCAGAACAAGAGCGCCAGCTCGCCCATGCGGTCAACGCGGATGGCGCGCGGATCGTCGCGGAGATCGCCCGATTGCATCGCGCATTTCTGATTCACATCTCGACCGACTACGTCTTCGACGGCGCGCGTCCGCCGCCGCTCGCGTACACCGAGCGCGACGTCCCCGCGCCGATCAACTGGTACGGTCGCACGAAGTTGGCCGGTGAGCAGGCGATCCGTGAGGTCGCGCCGCGTCACGCAATCCTGCGAACCGCTTGGCTGTACGGTCGGCATGGCCGCAATTTTCTGAAGGCGATTCTTGCGCGCGCGCTCGCGGAGCCGGGCAAGCCGCTGTGGGTGGTGTCGGATCAGTATGGCTGCCCCACCTGGAGCCGTCGCCTCGCGGTGCAGATCGCCGCGATCATCGAACACCAGCCCGAGGGGCTGTTCCACGCCGCCGGCGAATGCCATGCGACGTGGTACGAGCTCGCAAAGCTGTTCCTCGGCAGAATGGGGGTCGAGGCGATCGTGGAGCACTGCCTGCTGCGGGACCGCCCCACCCCGGCCCGCCGCCCCGCCAACACCATTTTGCGGA
Above is a genomic segment from Kiritimatiellia bacterium containing:
- the rfbD gene encoding dTDP-4-dehydrorhamnose reductase; the protein is MRVLILGARGQLGRDCEALLRATHEVIATDLPEADVTRPESVGGWVQRVRPDVILNCAAYTHVDRAEQERQLAHAVNADGARIVAEIARLHRAFLIHISTDYVFDGARPPPLAYTERDVPAPINWYGRTKLAGEQAIREVAPRHAILRTAWLYGRHGRNFLKAILARALAEPGKPLWVVSDQYGCPTWSRRLAVQIAAIIEHQPEGLFHAAGECHATWYELAKLFLGRMGVEAIVEHCLLRDRPTPARRPANTILRNVRLAEIGLNRMRPWAEDLEEFIERHRADLLREARGEAA